Proteins encoded by one window of Streptomyces uncialis:
- a CDS encoding MHYT domain-containing protein — MQGTVDGFSHGWITPVVAYAMACLGAALGLRCTTRSLLVTHSWRPGWLLLGSAAIGSGIWTMHFIAMMGFSVDETTIHYDPSLTFASLGVAIVMVGVGIFIVGYRGGTRAALLTGGTLTGLGVASMHYLGMAGMRLNGSLVYDTGTVVLSVAVAVAAATAALWAAAQVRGFGWSLGASLVMGVAVTGMHYTGMAALSVDLHDSTGTPTGVSSAELLAPMLIGPLVFLILAGVVVMFDPLLVMGRTEDDTDRRSAPVQPSLFGTPGGTPPGHHPRQTPPDW, encoded by the coding sequence ATGCAAGGGACCGTCGACGGCTTCAGCCATGGATGGATCACACCGGTCGTCGCGTACGCCATGGCGTGCCTGGGAGCCGCGCTCGGACTGCGCTGCACCACACGGTCACTGCTGGTCACGCACTCCTGGCGGCCCGGCTGGCTGCTGCTGGGATCGGCCGCGATCGGCTCCGGCATCTGGACGATGCACTTCATCGCCATGATGGGCTTCAGCGTCGACGAGACGACCATCCACTACGACCCGTCCCTGACGTTCGCCAGCCTCGGTGTCGCGATCGTCATGGTCGGCGTGGGCATCTTCATCGTCGGCTACCGGGGCGGCACCCGGGCGGCCCTGCTCACCGGCGGCACCCTCACCGGCCTCGGCGTCGCGTCCATGCACTACCTGGGGATGGCGGGCATGCGCCTCAACGGCAGCCTCGTCTACGACACGGGCACCGTCGTCCTGTCGGTGGCCGTCGCGGTCGCCGCCGCCACCGCCGCCCTGTGGGCCGCCGCCCAGGTGCGCGGCTTCGGATGGTCCCTCGGCGCCAGTCTGGTGATGGGCGTCGCGGTCACCGGCATGCACTACACCGGGATGGCCGCGCTCAGCGTCGACCTGCACGACTCCACCGGCACGCCCACCGGTGTGTCCTCCGCGGAACTGCTGGCCCCCATGCTGATCGGCCCGCTGGTCTTCCTGATCCTTGCCGGGGTCGTCGTCATGTTCGACCCGCTGCTGGTCATGGGCCGCACCGAGGACGACACCGACCGGCGTTCCGCACCCGTCCAGCCCTCCCTCTTCGGCACCCCCGGCGGCACCCCGCCCGGCCACCACCCCCGGCAGACCCCGCCCGACTGGTGA
- the uvrB gene encoding excinuclease ABC subunit UvrB, which yields MRPVSQIERSVAPFEVVSPFQPSGDQPAAIAELERRVGGGEKDVVLLGATGTGKSATTAWMIEKLQRPTLVMAPNKTLAAQLANEFRELLPNNAVEYFVSYYDYYQPEAYVPQSDTYIEKDSSINEEVERLRHSATNSLLTRRDVVVVASVSCIYGLGTPQEYVDRMVSLKVGDEIDRDELLRRFVDIQYTRNDLAFTRGTFRVRGDTIEIFPVYEELAVRIEMFGDEIEALSTLHPLTGEIISDDQRLHVFPASHYVAGPERLERAVNDIEKELIDRLAELEKQGKLLEAQRLRMRTTYDIEMLRQIGSCSGVENYSMHFDGRDPGSPPNTLLDYFPDDFLLVIDESHVTVPQIGAMYEGDASRKRTLVDHGFRLPSALDNRPLKWEEFQKRIGQTVYLSATPGAYELSRGDGFVEQIIRPTGLIDPEVVVKPTEGQIDDLVHEIRKRTEKDERVLVTTLTKKMAEDLTDYFLELGIQVRYLHSDVDTLRRVELLRELRAGEYDVLVGINLLREGLDLPEVSLVAILDADKEGFLRSGTSLIQTIGRAARNVSGQVHMYADRITPAMEKAIDETNRRREKQVAYNTERGIDPQPLRKKINDIVATIAREEIDTEQLLGSGYRQSKDGKSAKAPVPALGTAAKAKAKGKSKAVVPTDQPAAELAQQIEEMTARMRAAAADLQFEIAARLRDEVSEMKKELRQMKEAGQV from the coding sequence ATGCGGCCCGTATCCCAGATCGAACGTTCGGTGGCACCCTTCGAGGTCGTCAGCCCCTTCCAGCCCAGTGGCGACCAGCCCGCGGCCATCGCGGAGCTGGAGCGGCGCGTCGGCGGCGGTGAGAAGGACGTCGTCCTGCTCGGCGCGACCGGCACCGGCAAGTCCGCCACCACGGCGTGGATGATCGAGAAGCTCCAGCGCCCCACCCTGGTGATGGCGCCGAACAAGACCCTGGCCGCCCAGCTGGCGAACGAGTTCCGTGAGCTCCTGCCGAACAACGCCGTCGAGTACTTCGTCTCGTACTACGACTACTACCAGCCCGAGGCGTACGTCCCCCAGTCGGACACGTACATCGAGAAGGACTCCTCGATCAACGAGGAGGTCGAGCGGCTGCGGCACTCCGCGACGAACTCCCTGCTGACGCGTCGCGATGTCGTCGTCGTCGCCTCCGTGTCCTGCATCTACGGCCTGGGCACGCCCCAGGAGTACGTCGACCGGATGGTCTCCCTGAAGGTCGGCGACGAGATCGACAGGGACGAGCTGCTGCGCCGCTTCGTCGACATCCAGTACACCCGCAACGACCTCGCGTTCACCCGTGGCACCTTCCGGGTGCGGGGCGACACCATCGAGATCTTCCCGGTCTACGAGGAGCTCGCCGTCCGGATCGAGATGTTCGGCGACGAGATCGAGGCGCTCTCCACGCTCCACCCGCTCACCGGCGAGATCATCAGCGACGACCAGCGGCTCCATGTCTTCCCCGCCTCGCACTACGTGGCCGGTCCCGAGCGGCTGGAGCGCGCGGTGAACGACATCGAGAAGGAGCTGATCGACCGGCTGGCCGAGCTGGAGAAGCAGGGCAAGCTGCTGGAGGCCCAGCGGCTGCGGATGCGCACCACCTACGACATCGAGATGCTCCGCCAGATCGGCTCGTGCTCCGGCGTGGAGAACTACTCGATGCACTTCGACGGACGCGACCCCGGCTCCCCGCCGAACACCCTGCTGGACTACTTCCCCGACGACTTCCTGCTCGTCATCGACGAATCGCATGTCACCGTCCCCCAGATCGGCGCCATGTACGAGGGCGACGCGTCCCGCAAGCGCACCCTGGTGGACCACGGCTTCCGGCTGCCGTCCGCGCTCGACAACCGCCCGCTGAAGTGGGAGGAGTTCCAGAAGCGCATCGGCCAGACCGTCTATCTGTCCGCCACCCCCGGCGCCTACGAGCTGTCGCGCGGCGACGGCTTCGTCGAGCAGATCATCCGCCCGACCGGCCTGATCGACCCCGAGGTCGTCGTCAAGCCCACCGAGGGCCAGATCGACGACCTGGTGCACGAGATCCGCAAGCGCACCGAGAAGGACGAGCGGGTCCTCGTCACCACCCTCACCAAGAAGATGGCCGAGGACCTCACCGACTACTTCCTCGAACTGGGCATCCAGGTCCGCTATCTGCACAGCGACGTCGACACCCTGCGCCGGGTGGAGCTGCTGCGTGAACTGCGCGCCGGGGAGTACGACGTCCTGGTCGGCATCAACCTCCTGCGGGAAGGGCTCGACCTGCCCGAGGTCTCCCTCGTCGCGATCCTCGACGCCGACAAGGAGGGCTTCCTGCGCTCCGGCACCTCACTGATCCAGACCATCGGCCGTGCCGCCCGTAACGTCTCCGGCCAGGTCCATATGTACGCGGACAGGATCACCCCGGCGATGGAGAAGGCCATCGACGAGACCAACCGCCGCCGGGAGAAGCAGGTCGCGTACAACACGGAACGGGGCATCGACCCGCAGCCGCTGCGCAAGAAGATCAACGACATCGTGGCGACCATCGCGCGCGAGGAGATCGACACCGAGCAGCTGCTCGGCTCCGGCTACCGCCAGTCGAAGGACGGCAAGTCCGCCAAGGCACCCGTCCCGGCGCTGGGCACCGCCGCCAAGGCCAAGGCCAAGGGGAAGTCCAAGGCCGTCGTCCCCACCGACCAGCCGGCCGCCGAACTCGCCCAGCAGATCGAGGAGATGACCGCGCGGATGCGCGCCGCCGCGGCCGATCTCCAGTTCGAGATCGCGGCACGGCTGCGCGACGAGGTGTCGGAGATGAAGAAGGAACTGCGGCAGATGAAGGAGGCCGGACAGGTCTGA
- a CDS encoding TerD family protein — protein MTVNMTKGQAISLHKNDGGALTAVRMGLGWQAAPRRGLFGTRTREVDLDASAILFADKQPVDVVFFRHLVSDDGSVRHTGDNLVGGAGQGGDDEAIVVDLQRLPVHIDQIVFTVNSFTGQTFSEVQNAFCRIVDETNGQELARYSLDGGESGGPVKVDKGSSATTWQRSTAQIMAKVHRSGSGWQMTAIGQPASGRTFQDLIPAVLPHL, from the coding sequence GTGACGGTCAACATGACCAAGGGCCAGGCCATCAGCCTGCACAAGAACGACGGGGGCGCCCTGACCGCGGTGCGTATGGGCCTCGGCTGGCAGGCCGCGCCGCGCCGCGGTCTGTTCGGTACCCGCACCCGTGAGGTCGACCTCGACGCGTCGGCGATCCTCTTCGCCGACAAGCAGCCCGTCGACGTGGTCTTCTTCCGCCATCTCGTCAGCGACGACGGCTCCGTGCGGCACACCGGCGACAACCTCGTCGGCGGCGCCGGACAGGGCGGCGACGACGAGGCCATCGTCGTGGACCTCCAGCGGCTGCCCGTCCATATCGACCAGATCGTGTTCACGGTCAACTCGTTCACCGGCCAGACCTTCTCCGAGGTGCAGAACGCCTTCTGCCGGATCGTCGACGAGACCAACGGCCAGGAGCTCGCCCGCTACTCCCTCGACGGCGGCGAGTCCGGTGGTCCGGTCAAGGTCGACAAGGGCTCGTCGGCCACCACCTGGCAGCGCTCCACCGCGCAGATCATGGCGAAGGTGCACCGCTCGGGCTCCGGCTGGCAGATGACCGCCATCGGGCAGCCCGCCAGCGGCCGCACCTTCCAGGACCTCATCCCGGCGGTCCTGCCGCATCTGTGA
- a CDS encoding TerD family protein: MTAELVRGQNHPLNRTRLEIRVSVGGPVVAGATLCDDEGGVLGTEWVAHPGAPCLPGLEVPRQAAPDHRLALDLAALPDPVGRVHVLLALPPGADGPVHFGALPAPFLALSGPDGTELASYTVTGLDAESAVVALELYRRQGVWKVRAVGQGYAGGLVALLADQGLPQAAQLAAAIHEAVARPAAPVPPHTSGAARLRTGATDNATAPPGPGAGPADTRPATPRPGAGAPQPPADPSPPPPVRRSRPEASRPEPARPEPAPSEQVRTAGPTDPAPAGEPPHPAARTEPPGGGPIDYTHRGRTTDIPPPPAPTGPPARPGEPAGPVAGDATGWSLEERLYNQVWGMFEDLARSASAYRSAVDFADSRREQELDKALSDPRSRIGGAGDKAREAARAKYTDLVGRARAVLDRDLDQLTAEAAVVEPALPAACASWDNPVWHAYRVPLEAPMALRLGDLHLPEGDPLRIPMLVRLPLERGLWIDSGRGSDGAATVPDGERLKRLALDSAVGHTARLLAVHPPGDFAVHLIDAAGAGAAALAPLADAGVLAAPVARGGTGVARTLGHLTRRVDLVQMALRSEAVDSLPSDIDTAQHLLIVNDFPHGFDDRAVTQLRYLADEGPDVGVHLMMVADRDDATAYGPLLDPLWRSLLRLTPVPDAHLADPWVGHTWTYEPPRIPAGSAILSEVLAQVAAGRRAWDR; the protein is encoded by the coding sequence ATGACGGCCGAACTGGTCCGGGGGCAGAACCACCCCCTCAACCGGACCCGTCTGGAGATCCGGGTATCGGTCGGCGGACCGGTCGTGGCCGGAGCGACGCTCTGCGACGACGAGGGCGGGGTGCTCGGCACCGAGTGGGTCGCCCACCCCGGCGCCCCCTGTCTGCCCGGTCTGGAGGTCCCCCGGCAGGCCGCCCCCGACCACCGGCTGGCCCTGGACCTGGCGGCGCTGCCCGACCCCGTCGGCCGGGTCCACGTCCTCCTCGCGCTGCCCCCGGGCGCCGACGGACCCGTGCACTTCGGAGCGCTGCCCGCCCCCTTCCTCGCACTCAGCGGCCCGGACGGCACCGAGCTCGCCAGCTACACCGTGACCGGCCTCGACGCCGAGTCCGCCGTCGTCGCGCTGGAGCTGTACCGACGGCAGGGCGTCTGGAAGGTCCGCGCGGTCGGCCAGGGCTACGCGGGCGGCCTCGTCGCCCTCCTCGCCGACCAGGGCCTGCCCCAGGCCGCACAGCTCGCCGCCGCCATCCACGAGGCCGTCGCCCGCCCGGCCGCCCCGGTCCCGCCACACACCTCCGGCGCGGCACGGCTGCGGACCGGGGCCACGGACAACGCCACCGCGCCGCCCGGCCCGGGAGCCGGTCCCGCCGACACACGGCCCGCCACCCCGCGCCCGGGAGCCGGGGCACCCCAGCCACCGGCCGACCCCTCGCCGCCCCCGCCCGTCCGCCGGTCCCGGCCCGAGGCGTCCCGTCCGGAGCCCGCCCGCCCGGAGCCCGCGCCGTCGGAGCAGGTCCGGACCGCCGGACCCACCGACCCGGCGCCCGCCGGTGAACCGCCGCACCCGGCCGCCCGGACGGAGCCACCGGGCGGCGGACCCATCGACTACACCCATCGCGGCCGCACCACCGACATACCCCCGCCCCCCGCGCCGACCGGGCCCCCGGCCCGCCCGGGGGAGCCCGCCGGGCCTGTCGCGGGCGACGCGACCGGCTGGTCCCTGGAGGAGCGGCTCTACAACCAGGTCTGGGGCATGTTCGAGGATCTGGCGCGCAGCGCGTCGGCCTACCGCAGCGCCGTCGACTTCGCCGACTCCCGCCGCGAACAGGAACTCGACAAGGCGCTCTCCGATCCGCGCAGCCGTATCGGCGGCGCGGGCGACAAGGCCCGGGAAGCGGCCCGCGCCAAGTACACGGACCTGGTCGGCCGGGCGCGAGCCGTCCTCGACCGCGATCTCGACCAGCTCACCGCCGAGGCCGCCGTGGTGGAGCCCGCGCTCCCGGCGGCGTGCGCGAGCTGGGACAACCCGGTGTGGCACGCCTACCGCGTCCCCCTGGAGGCCCCGATGGCGCTGCGCCTGGGCGACCTCCATCTGCCCGAGGGCGACCCCCTGCGCATCCCCATGCTCGTCCGGCTCCCGCTGGAACGCGGCCTGTGGATCGACAGCGGGCGCGGCTCCGACGGCGCGGCCACCGTCCCCGACGGCGAGCGGCTGAAGCGGCTCGCCCTGGACTCGGCGGTCGGCCACACCGCCCGGCTGCTCGCCGTCCACCCGCCCGGCGACTTCGCCGTGCACCTCATCGACGCGGCGGGCGCCGGTGCTGCCGCGCTCGCCCCGCTGGCCGACGCCGGGGTCCTCGCCGCACCCGTCGCCCGCGGCGGCACCGGGGTCGCCCGGACCCTCGGCCATCTCACCCGGCGGGTGGACCTGGTCCAGATGGCGCTGCGCAGCGAGGCCGTGGACTCCCTGCCCTCCGACATCGACACCGCGCAGCATTTGCTGATCGTCAACGACTTCCCGCACGGCTTCGACGACCGCGCGGTGACCCAGTTGCGGTATCTCGCGGACGAGGGGCCCGATGTCGGGGTCCATCTGATGATGGTCGCCGACCGTGACGACGCCACCGCGTACGGTCCGCTGCTGGACCCGCTGTGGCGGTCGCTGCTGCGGCTCACCCCCGTCCCCGACGCGCACCTCGCGGACCCGTGGGTGGGACACACCTGGACGTATGAGCCGCCACGGATTCCAGCCGGCAGCGCGATCCTGTCCGAGGTGCTCGCACAGGTCGCCGCGGGCCGCCGCGCCTGGGACCGCTGA
- a CDS encoding TerC family protein gives MDVSLTLWVVTIAGLCALIAADFFIGRKPHDVSIKEAGIWTIVWVVLAVLFGVGLAVFGGGQPASEFFAGYITEKSLSVDNLFVFVLIMAKFAVPTQYQQRVLLIGVLIALVLRAGFIAAGAAIITNFSWVFYIFGAFLIYTAWKLIQEARAGQEDDDFEEDRLIKALEKRFGVADRYHGTKLWIVENGKKVMTPMLVVMLAIGTTDILFALDSIPAIFGLTQDPYIVFTANAFALMGLRQLYFLIGGLLKKLVHLSYGLSVILGFIGIKLVLHALHESGVHVPQISIPVSLGVICGVLVITTITSLIASKKQAQAEAEASDHQGVDL, from the coding sequence GTGGATGTTTCCTTGACCCTATGGGTCGTCACGATCGCGGGCCTGTGTGCCCTTATCGCGGCCGATTTCTTCATCGGCCGCAAGCCCCACGACGTATCGATCAAAGAAGCCGGCATCTGGACGATCGTCTGGGTCGTGCTCGCCGTCCTCTTCGGTGTCGGTCTGGCGGTCTTCGGCGGTGGCCAGCCCGCGAGTGAGTTCTTCGCGGGATACATCACCGAGAAGTCGCTGAGCGTCGACAACCTCTTCGTCTTCGTCCTGATCATGGCGAAGTTCGCGGTCCCGACGCAGTACCAGCAGCGGGTCCTGCTCATCGGTGTGCTGATCGCACTCGTGCTCCGCGCGGGCTTCATCGCCGCCGGTGCCGCGATCATCACCAACTTCTCCTGGGTCTTCTACATCTTCGGTGCCTTCCTCATCTACACCGCCTGGAAGCTGATCCAGGAGGCCCGCGCGGGCCAGGAGGACGACGACTTCGAAGAGGACCGCCTGATCAAGGCGCTGGAGAAGCGTTTCGGTGTCGCCGACCGCTACCACGGCACCAAGCTGTGGATCGTGGAGAACGGCAAGAAGGTCATGACGCCGATGCTGGTCGTCATGCTGGCCATCGGCACCACGGACATCCTGTTCGCGCTGGACTCCATCCCCGCGATCTTCGGCCTCACCCAGGACCCGTACATCGTGTTCACGGCGAACGCGTTCGCGCTGATGGGTCTGCGCCAGCTGTACTTCCTCATCGGCGGACTGCTCAAGAAGCTGGTCCACCTGAGCTACGGCCTGTCGGTCATCCTCGGCTTCATCGGCATCAAGCTCGTGCTGCACGCGCTGCACGAGTCGGGTGTCCATGTACCGCAGATCTCCATCCCGGTCTCGCTCGGCGTGATCTGCGGTGTCCTCGTCATCACGACGATCACCAGCCTGATCGCCTCGAAGAAGCAGGCACAGGCCGAGGCCGAGGCCTCGGACCACCAGGGCGTCGACCTCTGA
- a CDS encoding calcium:proton antiporter — translation MIVRLGALAARWTAVVPVLSVVLLALTWGRDMPSGIVALVTVVLALAVLAAVHHAEVVAHRVGEPLGSLVLAVAVTIIEVALIVTLMADGGDKSATLARDTVFAAVMITCNGVVGVSLLAASLRHRVAVFNPEGTGAALATVATIATLSLVLPTFTTSKPGPEFSTSQLTFAAVASLTLYGLFVATQTVRHRSYFLPITRNGEVIDAEDAIDRPSTRTTRISLLMLALALIGVVGLAKGVSPTIESGVDAAGLPHAVVGVIIALLVLLPETIAALRAARRDRVQISLNLALGSAMASIGLTIPAVAVASLWLSGPLVLGLSATHMVLLALTVAVGTLTVVPGRATPLQGGVHLVLFAAYLVLAINP, via the coding sequence ATGATCGTTCGGCTCGGGGCCCTCGCAGCACGCTGGACGGCGGTCGTGCCCGTCCTGTCCGTGGTCCTCCTCGCCCTCACCTGGGGACGCGACATGCCCAGCGGCATCGTCGCCCTCGTCACCGTCGTCCTGGCCCTGGCCGTCCTCGCCGCCGTCCACCATGCGGAGGTCGTCGCCCACCGGGTCGGGGAACCCCTCGGCTCCCTCGTCCTGGCCGTCGCCGTCACCATCATCGAGGTCGCGCTGATCGTGACCCTGATGGCCGACGGCGGGGACAAGAGCGCCACGCTCGCCCGGGACACCGTCTTCGCCGCCGTGATGATCACCTGTAACGGCGTCGTGGGCGTCAGCCTGCTCGCCGCCTCGCTGCGCCACCGGGTGGCCGTGTTCAACCCCGAGGGCACCGGCGCGGCCCTGGCCACCGTCGCCACCATCGCCACGCTCAGCCTGGTCCTGCCGACGTTCACCACCAGCAAGCCCGGCCCCGAGTTCTCCACCTCGCAGCTCACCTTCGCCGCCGTGGCCTCGCTGACCCTGTACGGGCTCTTCGTCGCGACGCAGACCGTACGGCACCGGTCCTATTTCCTGCCGATCACCCGCAACGGTGAGGTCATCGACGCCGAGGACGCCATCGACCGCCCCAGCACACGCACCACCCGGATCAGTCTCCTGATGCTCGCCCTGGCCCTGATCGGGGTCGTCGGCCTCGCCAAAGGGGTCTCCCCGACCATCGAGTCGGGCGTCGACGCGGCCGGGCTGCCGCACGCCGTCGTCGGCGTCATCATCGCGCTGCTGGTCCTGCTGCCCGAGACGATCGCCGCGCTGCGCGCCGCCCGCAGGGACCGGGTCCAGATCAGCCTCAACCTCGCCCTCGGCTCCGCGATGGCCAGCATCGGACTCACGATCCCCGCCGTGGCCGTCGCCTCCCTGTGGCTGTCCGGGCCCCTGGTCCTCGGGCTGAGCGCGACCCATATGGTGCTGCTCGCGCTGACCGTCGCGGTCGGCACCCTCACGGTGGTGCCGGGCCGCGCGACCCCGTTGCAGGGCGGCGTCCATCTGGTGCTGTTCGCCGCGTACCTCGTACTCGCGATCAATCCCTAG
- the aroQ gene encoding type II 3-dehydroquinate dehydratase: MTSPARSLATAPIMVLNGPNLNLLGQRQPEIYGSATLADVEALCARTAAAHGGTVDFRQSNHEGELVDWIHEARQRHTGIVINPAAYSHTSVALLDALNTCDGLPVVEVHISNIHQREQFRHHSYVSLRADGVIAGCGVQGYAFAVERVVTLAAG, encoded by the coding sequence ATGACCAGCCCCGCCCGTTCCCTCGCCACCGCGCCGATCATGGTCCTGAACGGGCCCAATCTGAACCTGCTCGGTCAGCGTCAGCCGGAGATCTACGGCAGCGCCACCCTGGCCGATGTCGAGGCCCTGTGCGCGCGGACGGCGGCGGCCCACGGGGGCACCGTCGACTTCCGGCAGTCCAACCACGAGGGGGAACTGGTGGACTGGATCCACGAGGCCCGGCAGCGGCACACCGGCATCGTGATCAACCCGGCCGCGTACTCCCACACCTCCGTCGCCCTGCTGGACGCGCTGAACACCTGTGACGGTCTGCCCGTGGTGGAGGTGCACATCTCGAACATCCATCAGCGCGAGCAGTTCCGGCACCACTCCTATGTGTCGCTGCGCGCCGACGGGGTCATCGCGGGCTGCGGGGTGCAGGGGTACGCCTTCGCGGTCGAACGGGTCGTGACCCTGGCCGCCGGATAG
- a CDS encoding MBL fold metallo-hydrolase, with amino-acid sequence MTYSGVVKVGGPADVHELRNLMISKVAVGPMENNAYLLRCRATDEQLLIDAAADARTLLTLIGADGITAVVTTHRHADHWQALAEVVAATGARTYAGRYDTEGIPVPTDVPVADGDTLRVGQVELRAAHLKGHTPGSIALVYDDPHGHPHVFTGDCLFPGGVGNTRKDPEAFASLLHDVETKIFDTLPDETWVYPGHGKDTTLGAERPQLPQWRARGW; translated from the coding sequence ATGACGTACAGCGGAGTGGTCAAGGTCGGCGGACCTGCGGATGTGCACGAACTGCGGAACCTGATGATCTCCAAGGTCGCGGTAGGACCCATGGAGAACAACGCGTATCTGCTGCGCTGCCGCGCGACGGACGAGCAGTTGCTGATCGACGCCGCCGCCGACGCCCGAACCCTGCTGACACTGATCGGCGCGGACGGGATCACCGCCGTGGTGACCACGCACCGGCACGCCGACCACTGGCAGGCGCTCGCCGAGGTCGTCGCCGCGACCGGCGCGCGCACCTACGCGGGCCGCTACGACACCGAGGGCATCCCGGTGCCCACCGATGTCCCTGTGGCGGACGGTGACACCCTGCGCGTGGGACAGGTGGAACTGCGTGCCGCGCATCTGAAGGGCCACACACCCGGCTCGATCGCCCTGGTGTACGACGACCCGCACGGGCACCCGCACGTGTTCACCGGCGACTGCCTCTTCCCCGGCGGTGTCGGCAACACCCGCAAGGACCCGGAGGCGTTCGCGAGCCTCCTGCACGACGTCGAGACCAAGATCTTCGACACCCTGCCCGACGAGACCTGGGTCTACCCGGGGCACGGCAAGGACACCACCCTGGGCGCCGAGCGTCCGCAGCTGCCCCAGTGGCGGGCGCGCGGCTGGTAG
- a CDS encoding maleylpyruvate isomerase family mycothiol-dependent enzyme has translation MNDHVRDLAAVREATERLLSAANGLDNASLAEPSRLPGWSRGHVLAHLARNADALVNVLGGHPMYPSAGARDSDIERDADRDLGTHLKDVRESSTRLAVAAQIPADWSRTVELRNGVTDSASRLPFRRLVEVELHHVDLGIGYELEDLPAGFVQQEINFLAERFRGLESVPAVLIRQDDGRLVRTGHQGGTPLTVTGRQADLVGWLAGRRDGAALTVTGGPLPLLPPL, from the coding sequence ATGAATGATCATGTACGCGACCTGGCAGCTGTACGTGAAGCGACCGAACGGCTGCTCAGCGCGGCCAACGGTCTGGACAACGCGTCGCTGGCCGAGCCGTCACGGTTGCCGGGCTGGAGCAGGGGCCACGTCCTCGCCCACCTGGCCCGCAACGCCGACGCACTGGTGAACGTCCTCGGGGGCCATCCGATGTACCCGAGCGCCGGGGCCAGGGACTCCGACATCGAGCGGGACGCCGACCGCGACCTGGGGACCCACCTCAAGGACGTCCGGGAGAGCTCCACCCGTCTGGCGGTGGCGGCCCAGATCCCGGCGGACTGGTCCCGCACGGTGGAACTGCGCAACGGCGTCACGGACAGCGCCTCCCGCCTCCCCTTCCGGCGTCTGGTGGAGGTGGAACTGCACCATGTGGACCTCGGTATCGGCTACGAGCTGGAGGACCTGCCCGCCGGATTCGTCCAGCAGGAGATCAACTTCCTCGCGGAACGCTTCCGGGGCCTCGAATCCGTACCGGCGGTCCTGATCCGGCAGGACGACGGACGGCTGGTCCGCACCGGGCACCAGGGCGGCACCCCGCTCACCGTGACCGGCCGGCAGGCCGACCTGGTCGGCTGGCTCGCGGGCCGCCGCGACGGCGCCGCCCTGACCGTCACGGGCGGCCCTCTGCCGCTTCTGCCGCCCCTCTGA